The proteins below come from a single Desulfitobacterium metallireducens DSM 15288 genomic window:
- a CDS encoding methyltransferase domain-containing protein, which yields MRDDLAKNICRYRKEKGLTQEELAKKLGVTFQAVSKWETAQSLPDIALLPRLSQVFDISIDKLLGYASYDKPITIYEEEYKTPEYYWGVEPSKICLRILELLPPSSHLKLLDVGCGEGKDAVFFARNGYDVTAFDISDAGLEKTKRLAEQVGVQVKTFKADILDFRLDTHFDVIFSSGVFHYIKPQLRQDILSNYKQFTKPNGLHVFNVFVNKPFIAQAPEKEPTACNWTSGELFMYYHDWLIQECSEVIFDCNSSGIPHQHAMNKIIAQKYK from the coding sequence AGAAAAAGGGCTTACCCAAGAGGAGCTAGCTAAAAAACTTGGAGTAACCTTTCAAGCTGTTTCAAAATGGGAAACGGCTCAGAGCCTACCAGATATAGCTTTACTACCAAGATTATCACAAGTATTTGATATTAGTATTGATAAGTTACTGGGTTATGCTTCTTACGATAAGCCAATAACTATTTATGAAGAAGAATATAAAACACCTGAATATTATTGGGGTGTCGAGCCATCAAAAATATGCTTACGGATACTTGAATTATTGCCACCATCTTCGCACCTAAAACTACTCGATGTTGGTTGTGGCGAAGGTAAGGATGCAGTATTTTTTGCGAGAAATGGATATGACGTAACGGCGTTTGACATCTCTGATGCTGGTCTTGAAAAAACAAAAAGACTTGCTGAGCAAGTGGGTGTGCAAGTCAAAACTTTTAAAGCCGATATTTTAGATTTTCGCTTAGATACACATTTCGATGTAATCTTTTCGAGCGGTGTCTTTCACTACATTAAACCTCAATTACGCCAAGATATTTTAAGCAATTACAAACAATTTACCAAGCCTAACGGGTTGCACGTCTTTAATGTATTTGTAAATAAACCATTTATAGCTCAAGCCCCTGAGAAGGAGCCTACTGCTTGTAATTGGACTTCTGGTGAGTTATTTATGTATTATCACGATTGGTTAATCCAAGAATGTTCAGAAGTAATTTTTGACTGTAATTCCTCTGGTATACCTCATCAACATGCAATGAATAAGATTATTGCTCAGAAATATAAATAG